One Actinospica robiniae DSM 44927 genomic region harbors:
- a CDS encoding ABC transporter substrate-binding protein: protein MSRRIRLAAFTGIAALIGSLAAACGSSSSTASAAAFDAATCAGGTLQVLDQATEDTGLDPAELYTSGGGAIPRLLFRTLTTRDSVAGDNGRTVVPDLATDTGESSDNATVWTYHLKSGLKYANGQPITTADIKYGIERSFSSQLAGSPPYLRDWLIGGSAYQGPYGSNPDLASIATPDTNTIVFHLRKSEGDFPYLAAETQFAPVPKASDTGKNYNAAPVSSGPYTIKTFNKGKNLVLTRNTYWSKTTDTQRLACPDTIDISLGLSSTVIDQRLAASVGQDADAITTDTDVDAATLARSSAQPALKSRLTSGNFPDTTYLAFNTKKAPFDNQSVREAFSYAVDRTALVNAQGGSQLATALTTFTPPSIGAAYHPYDYFPAGATGDPAKAKQLLAQAGYPNGLTVQLAYDNNDPQDAAALQQAYAKAGITLKLDPIDDSNYQSVVTNTTTEPALSLFSWGADWPSGAPFLTPIFDGRDIVQGGGNFNLAQYDDKAVEAQIDQINQITDYTKAQQAWGDLDAQIGKLALTVPLYTANDVVLHGTAVKNTYVDQWRGWYDISSVSVK, encoded by the coding sequence GTGTCCCGACGAATACGGCTCGCCGCTTTCACCGGAATCGCCGCGTTGATCGGTTCGCTCGCCGCCGCCTGCGGCAGTTCGAGCTCCACCGCCTCCGCCGCCGCTTTCGACGCGGCCACCTGCGCCGGCGGCACCCTCCAGGTGCTCGACCAGGCCACCGAGGACACCGGCCTGGACCCGGCCGAGCTCTACACCTCCGGCGGCGGCGCCATCCCGCGCCTGCTCTTCCGCACCCTGACCACCCGCGACTCGGTGGCCGGCGACAACGGCCGGACCGTGGTGCCGGACCTCGCCACCGACACCGGCGAGTCCAGCGACAACGCGACCGTCTGGACCTACCACCTGAAATCCGGGCTGAAGTACGCGAACGGGCAGCCGATCACCACGGCCGACATCAAGTACGGCATCGAGCGCTCCTTCTCCTCGCAGCTCGCCGGCAGCCCGCCCTACCTGCGCGACTGGCTGATCGGCGGCTCGGCCTACCAGGGCCCGTACGGCTCGAACCCGGACCTGGCCTCGATCGCCACCCCGGACACGAACACCATCGTCTTCCACCTGCGCAAGTCCGAGGGCGACTTCCCGTACCTGGCCGCGGAGACCCAGTTCGCCCCGGTGCCCAAGGCCTCGGACACCGGCAAGAACTACAACGCCGCCCCGGTCTCCTCCGGCCCGTACACCATCAAGACCTTCAACAAGGGCAAGAACCTGGTCCTGACCCGCAACACCTACTGGAGCAAGACCACCGACACCCAGCGGCTGGCCTGCCCCGACACCATCGACATCAGCCTCGGGCTCTCGTCCACGGTGATCGACCAGCGGCTCGCCGCCTCGGTCGGCCAGGACGCCGACGCGATCACCACCGACACCGACGTGGACGCCGCCACCCTGGCCAGGTCCTCCGCGCAGCCGGCCCTCAAGTCCCGGCTGACCAGCGGCAACTTCCCGGACACGACCTACCTCGCGTTCAACACCAAGAAGGCGCCGTTCGACAACCAGTCGGTGCGCGAGGCCTTCTCCTACGCCGTGGACCGCACCGCGCTGGTCAACGCCCAGGGCGGCAGCCAGCTGGCCACCGCGCTGACCACGTTCACCCCGCCGAGCATCGGCGCCGCGTACCACCCGTACGACTACTTCCCGGCCGGTGCCACCGGCGACCCGGCCAAGGCCAAGCAGCTGCTGGCCCAGGCCGGCTACCCGAACGGGCTGACCGTCCAGCTGGCGTACGACAACAACGACCCGCAGGACGCGGCCGCGCTGCAGCAGGCGTACGCCAAGGCCGGGATCACCCTGAAGCTGGACCCGATCGACGACTCGAACTACCAGAGCGTCGTGACCAACACGACCACCGAGCCGGCGCTGAGCCTGTTCAGCTGGGGCGCGGACTGGCCGAGCGGCGCGCCGTTCCTCACCCCGATCTTCGACGGCCGGGACATCGTGCAGGGCGGCGGCAACTTCAACCTCGCCCAGTACGACGACAAGGCGGTCGAGGCGCAGATCGACCAGATCAACCAGATCACCGACTACACCAAGGCGCAGCAGGCCTGGGGCGACCTCGACGCCCAGATCGGCAAGCTCGCGCTGACCGTGCCGCTCTACACCGCGAACGACGTCGTGCTGCACGGCACCGCGGTGAAGAACACGTACGTGGACCAGTGGCGCGGCTGGTACGACATCTCCTCGGTCTCGGTCAAGTAG
- a CDS encoding ABC transporter permease — MIVFLFRRLLSALAVLLVLSALVYGLFYLMPGDPAVLACGKRCDAGELAQVRHSMGLDRSIVAQFWTFISSLFVGHRYDNGVGTTWCSAPCLGFSFQSNEPVTQMLLDRLPVDLSLAVGASVIWLAVGIGFGLFAALRPNGLRDRVTTTVAMTFSATPLFVLALLLLLVFCVWFQVLPFPTYVPLTQNPGQWFQNLLLPWLAIALVTAGGYLRLTRAGVLESLGQDHIRTLRAYGYSERRVVLRHAVRGALPTLATMAAVDIGGVLAGAVFTESLFGLPGLGKLMVDSATNVDLPVVTGITLLAATLIIAANAVADVLYAVLDPRVRLA, encoded by the coding sequence GTGATCGTCTTCCTGTTCCGCCGCCTGCTCTCGGCGCTCGCGGTGCTGCTCGTGCTCTCCGCCCTCGTCTACGGGCTCTTCTACCTGATGCCGGGCGACCCGGCCGTGCTCGCCTGCGGCAAGCGCTGCGACGCGGGCGAACTCGCCCAGGTGCGCCACTCGATGGGGCTGGACCGCTCGATCGTCGCGCAGTTCTGGACCTTCATCAGCTCCCTGTTCGTCGGGCACCGCTACGACAACGGGGTGGGCACCACCTGGTGCTCCGCGCCCTGTCTCGGCTTCTCGTTCCAGAGCAACGAGCCGGTCACCCAGATGCTGCTGGACCGCCTGCCGGTGGACCTCTCGCTGGCCGTCGGCGCCTCGGTGATCTGGCTCGCTGTCGGCATCGGCTTCGGCCTGTTCGCGGCGCTGCGCCCGAACGGCCTGCGCGACCGGGTGACCACGACCGTGGCGATGACCTTCAGCGCCACGCCGCTGTTCGTGCTGGCCCTGCTGCTGCTGCTCGTGTTCTGCGTCTGGTTCCAGGTGCTGCCGTTCCCGACGTACGTGCCGCTCACCCAGAACCCGGGGCAGTGGTTCCAGAACCTGCTGCTGCCCTGGCTCGCCATCGCGCTGGTCACGGCCGGCGGCTACCTCCGGCTGACCCGGGCCGGGGTGCTCGAGTCGCTCGGCCAGGACCATATCAGGACCCTGCGCGCGTACGGCTACAGCGAGCGCCGGGTGGTGCTACGGCACGCGGTGCGCGGCGCGCTGCCCACGCTCGCCACCATGGCCGCCGTGGACATCGGCGGGGTGCTGGCCGGCGCCGTGTTCACCGAGTCCCTGTTCGGCCTGCCGGGCCTGGGCAAGCTCATGGTGGACTCGGCGACCAACGTGGACCTGCCCGTGGTCACCGGGATCACGTTGCTGGCCGCGACCCTGATCATCGCCGCGAACGCCGTCGCCGACGTGCTCTACGCGGTGCTCGACCCCCGAGTGAGGCTGGCATGA
- a CDS encoding dipeptide ABC transporter ATP-binding protein: MTQNPHTSGTAPLRVEDLRVAFPGGPGRPEATALAGLSFELAQGQALGLVGESGSGKSAAALALLGLHRGTAARVGGRILVRPRSAGGEVEDEIEVNSADERTLRRIRGRELAMIFQEPLTSLDPYRRVGEQIATVRRLHFGEGRKQAAARAAEALEKVGIDAAGKYRAYPHEFSGGMRQRALIAMAIALEPRVLVADEPTTALDATVQAQILELLSELRRETGMSMILISHDLAVVAGNVDEVLVLKSGEQVERGPVGEVLTTPQHPYTQALLAAIPRLDAELPQREPADAARRPLVRVRGLEVTFPAKRGAAQTRAVAGVDLELREGESLGIVGESGSGKTTLGRSLVRLQQPTAGTIEFDGRPLDSWRGRALRQHRREMQLIFQDPASSLNPRRSVGESIAEPLRVQGEKDRERLTASVGEILERVGLDRGLYHRYPHQLSGGQRQRAAIARALILRPRLVVCDEPVSALDVTTQAQVVRLLRELRDEFELTLVFIAHDLAVVRQVSDRIAVMEAGRVVEILPAAELARAQDPYTRALLAAVPELPALGAAA; this comes from the coding sequence ATGACGCAGAACCCGCACACCTCCGGGACGGCGCCGCTTCGGGTCGAGGACCTGCGGGTGGCCTTCCCCGGCGGCCCCGGCCGACCCGAGGCGACCGCCCTGGCCGGCCTCAGCTTCGAGCTGGCCCAGGGTCAGGCGCTCGGTCTGGTCGGCGAATCCGGCTCGGGCAAGTCGGCCGCGGCGCTGGCTCTGCTCGGTCTGCACCGCGGCACGGCGGCGCGGGTCGGCGGCCGGATCCTGGTGCGTCCCCGTTCGGCCGGGGGCGAGGTCGAGGACGAGATCGAGGTGAACTCCGCGGACGAGCGCACGCTGCGCCGGATCCGCGGCCGCGAACTGGCCATGATCTTCCAGGAGCCGCTGACCAGCCTCGACCCGTACCGCCGGGTCGGCGAGCAGATCGCGACGGTGCGCCGGCTGCACTTCGGCGAGGGCCGCAAGCAGGCCGCGGCGCGGGCGGCCGAGGCGCTGGAGAAGGTGGGCATCGACGCGGCGGGCAAGTACCGCGCGTACCCGCACGAGTTCTCCGGCGGCATGCGGCAGCGGGCCCTGATCGCCATGGCGATCGCACTCGAGCCGCGCGTGCTGGTGGCCGACGAGCCGACCACCGCGCTCGACGCCACAGTGCAGGCGCAGATCCTCGAACTGCTCTCCGAGCTGCGCCGCGAGACCGGCATGAGCATGATCCTGATCAGCCACGACCTGGCCGTGGTGGCCGGCAACGTGGACGAGGTGCTCGTGCTCAAGTCCGGCGAGCAGGTCGAACGCGGGCCGGTCGGCGAGGTCCTGACCACGCCGCAGCACCCGTACACGCAGGCGCTGCTCGCCGCGATCCCCCGGCTGGACGCCGAACTGCCGCAGCGCGAGCCGGCCGACGCGGCCCGGCGGCCGCTGGTGCGCGTGCGCGGGCTGGAGGTGACCTTCCCGGCCAAGCGCGGGGCGGCGCAGACCCGCGCGGTGGCGGGCGTCGACCTGGAGCTGCGCGAGGGCGAGTCGCTCGGCATCGTGGGGGAGAGCGGCAGCGGCAAGACCACGCTCGGCCGCTCGCTCGTCCGGCTGCAGCAGCCGACCGCGGGCACGATCGAGTTCGACGGCCGCCCGCTCGACTCCTGGCGCGGCAGGGCCCTGCGTCAGCACCGCCGCGAGATGCAGCTGATCTTCCAGGACCCGGCCTCCTCGCTCAACCCCCGGCGCAGCGTCGGCGAGTCGATCGCGGAGCCGCTGCGGGTGCAGGGGGAGAAGGACCGCGAGCGGCTGACCGCGTCGGTCGGCGAGATCCTCGAGCGGGTCGGCCTCGACCGCGGGCTCTACCACCGTTATCCGCACCAGCTCTCCGGCGGGCAGCGGCAGCGCGCCGCGATCGCCAGGGCCCTGATCCTGCGGCCGCGGCTGGTGGTGTGCGACGAGCCGGTCTCCGCGCTCGACGTGACCACCCAGGCGCAGGTGGTCAGGCTGCTGCGGGAGCTGCGCGACGAGTTCGAGCTCACCCTGGTGTTCATCGCGCACGACCTGGCCGTGGTGCGCCAGGTGAGTGACCGGATCGCGGTGATGGAGGCCGGACGGGTGGTCGAGATCCTGCCCGCGGCCGAGCTCGCGCGAGCGCAGGACCCGTATACCCGGGCCCTGCTCGCCGCGGTGCCGGAGCTGCCCGCGCTCGGGGCGGCGGCCTGA
- a CDS encoding ABC transporter permease: protein MSSLIAAPTDAPAPSADETVKPPVLLARLWARPGGKTALVLVLLLVLAAILAPVLSGLEGQDPNTYHDTLLNSAAGGSPLGSFGGISSSHWLGVEPATGRDVFARLLYGARISLMVAAGATLGQLLLGLLIGLAAGLGNRWIDGVLSRFTDLALALPYLFFAIALLAVVPQTFSRPLLLCLILAGLGWAATARIVRAETLVLRERDFVSAARLYGASTWRIALREILPGLAAPVATYTALALPGNMVAEAGLSFLGLGVQPPTPSWGQMLSSAADWFQADPTYVLVPAVTLLLCVLIFTGLGEAVRRAADPRSETR from the coding sequence ATGTCCAGCCTGATCGCCGCGCCGACGGACGCCCCGGCTCCGTCGGCGGACGAGACGGTCAAGCCGCCCGTGCTCCTGGCCCGCCTGTGGGCCAGGCCGGGCGGCAAGACCGCGCTCGTGCTCGTCCTCCTGCTCGTCCTGGCCGCGATCCTGGCCCCGGTGCTCTCCGGGCTCGAAGGTCAGGATCCGAACACCTACCACGACACCCTGCTGAACTCGGCCGCCGGCGGCAGCCCGCTCGGCTCCTTCGGCGGGATCAGCTCCTCGCACTGGCTCGGGGTGGAGCCGGCCACCGGGCGCGACGTGTTCGCCCGGCTGCTCTACGGCGCCCGGATCTCGCTCATGGTGGCGGCCGGGGCCACGCTCGGACAGCTGCTGCTGGGCCTGCTCATCGGGCTGGCCGCGGGACTGGGCAACCGGTGGATCGACGGGGTGCTGAGCCGGTTCACCGACCTGGCCCTGGCCCTGCCCTACCTCTTCTTCGCGATCGCCCTGCTGGCGGTGGTGCCGCAGACCTTCTCGCGGCCGCTGCTGCTGTGCCTGATCCTGGCCGGCCTCGGCTGGGCGGCCACCGCCCGGATCGTGCGTGCCGAGACGCTGGTGCTGCGCGAGCGCGACTTCGTCTCGGCCGCCCGGCTCTACGGCGCGAGCACCTGGCGGATCGCCCTGCGCGAGATCCTGCCCGGCCTGGCCGCGCCGGTGGCCACCTACACGGCGCTGGCGCTGCCGGGGAACATGGTGGCCGAGGCGGGCCTCTCCTTCCTCGGCCTGGGCGTGCAGCCGCCCACACCGAGCTGGGGGCAGATGCTCTCGAGCGCCGCCGACTGGTTCCAGGCCGACCCGACCTACGTGCTTGTGCCGGCCGTGACCCTGCTGCTGTGCGTGCTGATCTTCACCGGTCTGGGTGAAGCGGTACGCAGGGCGGCCGACCCGAGGAGCGAGACGCGGTGA
- a CDS encoding glycoside hydrolase family 3 C-terminal domain-containing protein gives MPDPGNTPTHRKTRSHRTTTRTTTRSRLRGRALGVALVTLSAGVVAAFGGTGTAEASSTSCPWVGSSAPVSQRVSSLMSHLTLAQKVALATGSGGSSYVGFIPAIGSLCIPAMNLEDGPAGVGDGLSNVTQLLAPVSVAATWDTSAEQQYGQVIGAEQAAKGTTVDLGPTINIVRDPRWGRAFESVGEDPYLNGQLGSADIRGVQSTGVMAQVKHFAVYNQETNRNTSSDNAVVSTQAEQEIYLPAFQAAVQQGDASSVMCSYSYINGTAACQNPYLLTTVLRQQFGFTGFVTSDWGGTHATAASANAGLNMDMPGSDGYYGSALTSAVNSGSVSQATLNALVSQTLTQMFAYGLFDKPTSGSPAQAATDTADQTAATSLAEEGTVLLKDSGSVLPLGSADNSIAVIGADASTSPQSDGGGSAGVNSSGTVTPLQGITAAAPSGTTVTYDAGTSNSSAAAAAAAAKVAVVFASDFESEGSDLSSIDLSSAQNSLISAVAAANPNTVVVLNTGSAVTMPWLSSVKGVLEAWYPGQEDGTAIANVLFGSYNPSGHLTVTFPTSLSQVPASTTAEWPGSGGTVQYSEGVDVGYRWYDAKGLTPLFPFGYGLSYTTFSYSNLHVGTLTAGGTATVTATVTNTGSRAGADVAQLYVTDPSASGQPPRQLEGFARVNLAAGASQTVTFQLAQQNLQYWNTSSNAWATSTGSYGISVGDADATGSLPLSGTLSVTSTQLGQPVTLTNPGPQEGSAGTAVSVQLAASDSTSGQTATYTASGLPSGLSISSSGLITGTPTTAGTSTVTVTAKDGNGAQASTTFTWTVVASTGGIAATPLVGYTGLCLDIAADSNADATKVEVYTCNGTNGQQWTEEANGTVQALGKCLDVVGGGTANGTLVDLYTCNGTGAQVWTPQSNGELLNPQSGKCLDDTGYGASGTQVQIWTCGATSNQSWVSPAAVAGTVTGYAGLCVDVRSDNSADGTPVQVYTCNGTTAQSWTAEPNGTLKALGKCLDVVAAGTANGTLVDLYTCNGTAAQNWQPLSSGELVNPQSGKCLDDTGSGGSGTQLEIWSCSGASNQQWALP, from the coding sequence GTGCCCGACCCTGGCAACACCCCCACCCACCGCAAGACCCGGAGTCACCGCACCACCACCCGCACCACCACCCGCTCGCGCCTGCGCGGGCGGGCGCTCGGCGTCGCCCTGGTCACCCTCTCGGCCGGCGTGGTCGCCGCGTTCGGCGGTACCGGCACCGCCGAGGCCTCGTCCACTTCCTGCCCCTGGGTCGGCTCCTCGGCGCCCGTCTCCCAGCGGGTCAGCTCCCTGATGTCGCACCTGACGCTCGCGCAGAAAGTGGCGCTGGCCACCGGATCGGGCGGGTCGAGCTACGTCGGGTTCATCCCGGCCATCGGCTCGCTGTGCATCCCGGCGATGAACCTGGAGGACGGCCCGGCCGGCGTCGGCGACGGCCTGTCCAACGTCACCCAGCTGCTGGCGCCGGTCTCGGTCGCCGCGACCTGGGACACCTCGGCCGAGCAGCAGTACGGCCAGGTGATCGGCGCCGAGCAGGCGGCCAAGGGCACCACCGTCGACCTCGGGCCCACCATCAACATCGTGCGCGACCCGCGCTGGGGCCGTGCCTTCGAATCAGTGGGCGAGGATCCCTACCTCAACGGGCAACTCGGCTCGGCCGACATCCGCGGCGTGCAGTCCACCGGGGTCATGGCGCAGGTCAAGCACTTCGCCGTGTACAACCAGGAGACCAACCGCAACACCTCGAGCGACAACGCGGTCGTGAGCACCCAGGCCGAGCAGGAGATCTACCTGCCCGCGTTCCAGGCGGCGGTGCAGCAGGGCGACGCGTCCTCGGTGATGTGCTCCTACAGCTACATCAACGGCACCGCCGCGTGTCAGAACCCGTATCTCCTGACGACCGTGCTGCGCCAGCAGTTCGGCTTCACCGGGTTCGTCACCTCGGACTGGGGCGGCACACACGCCACCGCCGCGTCGGCCAACGCGGGCCTGAACATGGACATGCCGGGCTCCGACGGCTACTACGGCAGTGCCCTGACGTCCGCGGTCAACTCCGGCTCGGTGAGCCAGGCCACGTTGAACGCGCTGGTCTCGCAGACCCTCACTCAGATGTTCGCGTACGGGCTCTTCGATAAGCCGACCTCGGGCTCCCCGGCGCAGGCTGCGACGGACACCGCGGATCAGACGGCTGCGACGTCGCTGGCCGAAGAGGGCACCGTCCTGCTCAAGGACTCGGGCAGCGTGCTCCCGCTCGGTTCCGCCGACAACTCGATCGCGGTCATCGGCGCCGACGCGTCCACCAGCCCGCAGAGCGACGGCGGCGGCAGCGCGGGGGTGAATTCGAGCGGCACGGTCACCCCGCTGCAGGGGATCACCGCCGCCGCGCCGAGCGGGACCACGGTCACCTACGACGCCGGCACCTCGAACTCCTCGGCCGCGGCCGCAGCCGCCGCGGCGAAGGTCGCGGTGGTCTTCGCCAGCGACTTCGAGTCGGAAGGCTCGGACCTCAGCAGCATCGACCTGTCCAGTGCCCAGAACTCGCTGATCTCGGCTGTCGCCGCGGCGAACCCGAACACGGTCGTGGTGCTCAACACCGGATCCGCGGTCACCATGCCGTGGCTCTCCTCGGTCAAGGGAGTGCTCGAGGCCTGGTACCCGGGCCAGGAGGACGGCACGGCCATCGCCAACGTGCTGTTCGGCTCCTACAACCCGTCCGGCCACCTGACCGTGACCTTCCCGACCTCGCTCTCCCAGGTCCCGGCCTCCACGACGGCCGAGTGGCCGGGCAGCGGCGGCACCGTCCAGTACTCCGAGGGCGTGGACGTCGGCTACCGCTGGTACGACGCCAAGGGTCTGACGCCGCTCTTCCCCTTCGGCTACGGCCTTTCCTACACCACCTTCTCCTACAGCAACCTGCACGTCGGCACGCTCACCGCGGGCGGCACCGCCACGGTGACTGCCACCGTCACCAACACCGGCTCACGCGCGGGCGCTGACGTGGCGCAGCTGTATGTCACCGATCCGTCCGCCTCCGGCCAGCCACCACGGCAGCTCGAGGGCTTCGCCCGCGTCAACCTCGCGGCCGGCGCCAGCCAGACCGTCACCTTCCAGCTCGCGCAGCAGAACCTGCAGTACTGGAACACGTCCTCGAACGCGTGGGCGACCAGCACCGGCAGCTACGGCATCTCCGTCGGCGACGCGGACGCCACCGGCTCGCTTCCGCTCAGCGGCACGCTCTCGGTGACCTCGACCCAGCTCGGGCAGCCGGTCACGCTGACGAACCCCGGCCCGCAGGAGGGTTCGGCGGGCACGGCCGTGTCCGTGCAACTCGCCGCGAGCGACTCGACCTCCGGGCAGACCGCGACGTACACGGCTTCGGGTCTGCCCTCCGGCCTGTCGATCTCGTCGAGCGGGCTCATCACCGGCACGCCGACGACCGCCGGCACCAGCACCGTGACCGTCACCGCCAAGGACGGTAACGGCGCTCAGGCCTCCACCACGTTCACCTGGACCGTGGTCGCCTCCACCGGAGGTATCGCTGCCACACCGCTGGTCGGATACACAGGGCTCTGCCTCGACATCGCCGCGGACAGCAACGCCGACGCGACCAAGGTCGAGGTCTACACCTGCAACGGAACCAACGGCCAGCAATGGACCGAGGAGGCCAACGGCACCGTGCAGGCGCTCGGCAAATGCCTGGACGTCGTCGGCGGCGGTACGGCCAACGGCACGCTGGTCGACCTCTACACGTGCAACGGCACCGGTGCCCAGGTGTGGACACCGCAGTCCAACGGCGAACTGCTCAACCCGCAGTCCGGCAAGTGCCTCGACGACACCGGCTACGGCGCCTCCGGCACCCAGGTACAGATCTGGACCTGCGGCGCCACCTCCAACCAGTCGTGGGTCTCGCCGGCCGCGGTGGCCGGCACCGTGACCGGCTACGCAGGGCTCTGCGTCGATGTGCGCAGCGACAACAGCGCGGACGGCACGCCGGTCCAGGTCTACACCTGCAACGGCACGACCGCGCAGAGCTGGACGGCTGAGCCGAACGGCACGCTCAAGGCGCTCGGGAAGTGCCTCGACGTCGTCGCCGCCGGCACTGCCAACGGCACGCTGGTCGATCTCTACACCTGCAACGGCACCGCCGCGCAGAACTGGCAGCCGCTGTCGAGCGGCGAACTCGTCAACCCACAGTCGGGCAAGTGCCTGGATGACACCGGATCCGGCGGCTCCGGCACGCAACTGGAGATCTGGTCCTGCAGCGGCGCGAGCAACCAGCAATGGGCCCTGCCGTAA
- a CDS encoding acyl-CoA synthetase: MDLLSSLRADATDRPESVHVAGEGLSRGDLLAAAGAVARRIAGAPAVAVRATPSLTTVVGVLGGLLASVPVVPIAPDSGAGELGHVLRDSGAAVLLAGADEAGSLGSPWKECGVPLVPVSTAERGDMPSGPVPSEQATALILYTSGTTGVPKGVPVTGQAIAADLDALAEAWAWTEEDTLVHGLPLFHVHGLVLGVLGALRTGSRLMHTGRPAPEAYAKAGGSLYFGVPTVWSRVCAEASAAAALSGARLLVSGSAALPAPVFARMHELTGHKPAERYGMTETLITVAARADDEDRRPGAVGRPLAGIETRLVDDAGEPVAWDGATVGSLQVRGATVFDGYLRRPDATAESFTADGWFRTGDMAVLEPDGTHRIVGRASTDLIKSGGYRIGAGEIENALLGHPGVREAAVVGVPDEDLGQRIVAYVVAEGVAEPELIDLVARELSAHKRPRAVVFLDALPRNAMGKVRKDQLG, from the coding sequence ATGGACCTGCTTTCCTCCCTGCGCGCCGACGCGACCGACCGGCCTGAATCCGTGCACGTCGCGGGCGAGGGGCTCAGCCGGGGCGATTTGCTCGCGGCGGCGGGGGCGGTGGCGCGGCGGATCGCCGGGGCTCCTGCGGTCGCCGTCCGGGCCACGCCGTCGCTCACGACCGTGGTCGGGGTGCTCGGCGGACTGCTCGCGAGTGTGCCGGTGGTGCCGATCGCCCCGGACAGCGGCGCGGGCGAACTCGGGCACGTGCTGCGCGACAGCGGCGCGGCGGTGTTGCTCGCCGGAGCGGACGAGGCCGGGTCGCTCGGCTCGCCGTGGAAGGAATGCGGTGTGCCGCTGGTGCCGGTCTCCACGGCGGAACGCGGCGACATGCCGTCCGGGCCGGTCCCCTCGGAGCAGGCCACGGCCCTGATTCTCTACACCTCGGGCACCACTGGTGTGCCCAAGGGCGTGCCGGTCACCGGCCAGGCGATCGCCGCGGATCTCGACGCCCTCGCCGAGGCCTGGGCGTGGACCGAGGAGGACACGCTCGTCCATGGGCTGCCGCTGTTCCACGTGCACGGGCTGGTGCTCGGCGTGTTGGGCGCGCTGCGCACGGGATCGCGGCTGATGCACACCGGCCGGCCCGCGCCCGAGGCGTACGCGAAGGCGGGCGGGTCGCTCTACTTCGGCGTGCCGACGGTCTGGTCCCGGGTGTGCGCGGAGGCGTCGGCGGCCGCCGCGCTCAGCGGGGCGCGGCTGCTGGTCTCCGGCTCGGCCGCGCTGCCGGCGCCGGTCTTCGCGCGGATGCACGAGCTGACCGGGCACAAGCCGGCCGAGCGCTATGGCATGACGGAGACGCTGATCACCGTCGCGGCCCGCGCGGACGACGAGGACCGCCGACCGGGCGCGGTCGGGCGGCCGCTGGCGGGAATCGAGACCAGGCTGGTGGACGACGCGGGCGAGCCGGTGGCGTGGGACGGCGCCACCGTCGGCAGCCTGCAGGTGCGCGGCGCCACCGTGTTCGACGGCTACCTGCGCCGCCCGGACGCGACCGCGGAGTCGTTCACCGCGGACGGCTGGTTCCGCACCGGCGACATGGCGGTGCTCGAGCCGGACGGCACGCACCGCATCGTCGGGCGGGCCTCGACCGACCTGATCAAATCAGGGGGCTACCGGATCGGCGCGGGCGAGATCGAGAACGCGCTGCTCGGCCATCCGGGCGTGCGCGAGGCCGCTGTGGTGGGCGTGCCGGACGAGGATCTCGGGCAGCGCATCGTGGCCTACGTGGTGGCCGAGGGCGTCGCAGAGCCCGAACTCATCGACCTCGTCGCGCGCGAACTGTCGGCGCACAAGCGTCCGCGCGCTGTGGTGTTCCTGGACGCGCTGCCCCGCAACGCGATGGGGAAGGTGCGCAAGGACCAACTGGGCTGA